Proteins found in one Phocoena sinus isolate mPhoSin1 chromosome 19, mPhoSin1.pri, whole genome shotgun sequence genomic segment:
- the GCSH gene encoding glycine cleavage system H protein, mitochondrial, whose protein sequence is MALRVARSVRAAVCSLRAISTPNAPCLPRPWGLRAGAVRALRTGPVLLSGRKFTDKHEWVTTENGIGTVGISNFAQEALGDVVYCSLPEVGTKLNKQEEFGALESVKAASELYSPLSGEITEINEALAENPGLVNKSCYEDGWLIKMTLSNPSELDELMSEEAYEKYIKSIEE, encoded by the exons ATGGCGCTGCGAGTGGCGCGGAGCGTGCGGGCCGCGGTCTGCAGCCTGCGCGCCATCTCTACGCCCAACGCGCCCTGCCTGCCGCGGCCCTGGGGGCTGCGGGCGGGCGCCGTCCGGGCGCTGCGCACCGGTCCCGTTCTGCTGTCGG GTCGTAAATTCACAGACAAACATGAATGGGTAACAACAGAAAACGGTATTGGAACAGTGGGAATCAGCAATTTTGCACAG gaAGCTTTGGGAGACGTTGTTTACTGTAGTCTGCCTGAAGTTGGGACAAAATTGAACAAACAAG AGGAATTTGGTGCTTTGGAAAGTGTGAAAGCTGCTAGTGAACTCTATTCTCCTCTATCAggagaaataactgaaattaatgaAGCTCTAGCAGAAAATCCAGGACTTGTCAACAAATCTTGTTATGAAGATG GTTGGCTGATCAAGATGACACTCAGTAACCCTTCAGAACTAGATGAACTAATGAGTGAAGAAGCATATGAGAAATACATAAAGTCTATTGAGGAGTGA